A DNA window from Brassica napus cultivar Da-Ae chromosome C1, Da-Ae, whole genome shotgun sequence contains the following coding sequences:
- the LOC106428948 gene encoding PYK10-binding protein 1-like, producing the protein MAQKVEAQGGKGGNQWDDGSEHDAVTKIQVGAGGIGIQYVKFDYVKNGQTEEAPLRGIKGRSIPADPFVINHPEEHLVSVEGWYSPEGLIQGLKFNSNKKSSDVIGYNDGTSFTLQVQDKKIVGFHGFAGDYVHSLGAYFAPLTSSTSLTPAKKLPALGSDEGTAWDDGAHHGVKKVYVGQGHDGVSAVKFEYVNGSEVVVGDERGKPTLLGFEEFELDYPSEYITVVHGTVDKIFGSDSAIITMLKFETNKRTSNPFGLEAGASFKVKEEGHKIVGFHGKANELLHQIGVHVLPITN; encoded by the exons ATGGCTCAAAAGGTGGAAGCACAAGGAGGGAAAGGAGGCAATCAATGGGATGATGGATCCGAACACGATGCAGTGACCAAGATTCAGGTCGGAGCAGGTGGAATAGGCATTCAATACGTTAAGTTCGATTATGTCAAGAACGGACAAACCGAAGAGGCCCCTCTTCGCGGTATCAAAGGCCGTAGTATCCCAGCTGATCCA TTTGTGATTAACCATCCTGAGGAGCATCTAGTTTCTGTAGAAGGTTGGTATAGCCCTGAAGGTCTCATTCAAGGGCTTAAGTTCAACTCCAacaagaagtcttctgacgTCATTGGATACAATGATGGTACATCATTCACTCTTCAAGTTCAAGACAAGAAGATCGTTGGCTTTCATGGGTTTGCCGGAGACTATGTCCATTCTCTTGGAGCTTACTTTGCTCCATTGACTAGTTCCACCTCGTTAACCCCTGCCAAAAAGTTACCGGCACTTGGTAGTGATGAAGGAACTGCATGGGACGATGGTGCTCACCATGGTGTTAAAAAGGTGTATGTAGGTCAAGGCCATGATGGTGTATCAGCGGTTAAGTTTGAGTACGTCAATGGTTCTGAAGTGGTTGTTGGAGATGAACGTGGAAAGCCTACTCTACTCGGGTTCGAAGAG TTCGAGCTTGACTATCCAAGTGAATACATCACGGTTGTTCATGGCACAGTTGACAAAATCTTTGGGAGTGACTCTGCCATCATCACCATGCTTAAGTTCGAGACTAATAAGCGAACATCTAATCCCTTTGGGCTTGAAGCTGGCGCAAGTTTCAAAGTCAAAGAGGAAGGCCACAAGATTGTTGGGTTTCATGGAAAAGCCAATGAGCTGCTTCATCAAATTGGAGTCCATGTCCTCCCAATCACCAACTGA
- the LOC106428910 gene encoding jacalin-related lectin 36-like, whose translation MKSQELSLYCLRKLAQKLKLLTITNLSQISSFSRHLYILMIRIASLSSFFEVYPNRNGLILNCLSALGAHFAPPDSATVAPVPTPVPTPVAPVPAPVPAKKLEAKGGDHGAAWDDGFYEDVRKIYVGQGDSGVSFIKFVYDGGKKLVAGDGHGKMSLFELDFPNEYIVLVEGCYDKVFGIEAEVVTMVKFKTNKRTSPPFGMDGGTTFVFEMKDHKIVGFHGKAGDYVHQVGVHVSPVSKS comes from the exons ATGAAATCACAAGAACTCTCACTTTATTGCTTAAGAAAACTAGCTCAAAAACTTAAGCTTCTcacaatcacaaatctctctcaaATCTCATCTTTCTCTCGACATCTTTATATATTGAT GATCAGGATTGCTTCTCTCTCAAGCTTCTTTGAAGTTTATCCCAACAGGAACGGTCTCATTCTCAATTGCCTCTCAGCACTCGGTGCACATTTTGCGCCACCAGATTCGGCAACAGTTGCGCCTGTTCCAACACCAGTTCCAACGCCAGTTGCACCGGTTCCTGCGCCAGTTCCTGCAAAGAAACTAGAAGCAAAAGGTGGAGATCATGGTGCTGCTTGGGATGATGGTTTCTATGAAGATGTGAGGAAGATTTATGTAGGACAAGGTGACTCTGGTGTTTCCTTTATCAAATTTGTGTACGACGGTGGCAAGAAGCTTGTAGCTGGAGATGGACATGGGAAGATGTCACTT TTTGAGCTTGATTTTCCAAATGAATACATCGTATTGGTGGAGGGGTGTTACGATAAGGTCTTTGGAATCGAAGCTGAAGTTGTGACGATGGTTAAgttcaaaacaaacaaacgtACATCTCCACCGTTTGGGATGGATGGAGGCACAACGTTTGTGTTTGAGATGAAGGATCATAAAATTGTTGGGTTCCATGGAAAAGCTGGAGATTATGTTCATCAAGTTGGTGTCCATGTCTCGCCAGTCTCCAAGTCATAA